The following proteins are encoded in a genomic region of Ostrea edulis chromosome 7, xbOstEdul1.1, whole genome shotgun sequence:
- the LOC125656639 gene encoding uncharacterized protein LOC125656639 gives MSAMLVDSFESRSCQDPPHLINPYNSEVILLSYQGGRISCDHMAFSAITDPDLVKFQLMINPMYHEDPDCAFSLIYKSILQSKALTTFNCSWFAVEKYFFKMTRNSTFYVQLNLHTSVTHRARFKLKIIPMGAEFNTEEVIGVIAGGTIGGLLLICLIGFGCCIFRKRQKQEKKSENVN, from the exons ATGTCGGCAATGCTTGTAGATTCTTTTGAATCCCGCTCCTGCCAGGATCCGCCCCATCTTATCAATCCCTACAACTCTGAAGTCATTCTACTGTCCTACCAAGGAGGTCGCATCAGCTGTGATCACATGGCATTTTCCGCCATCACAGATCCCGATCTCGTGAAATTTCAATTGATGATAAATCCAATGTACCATGAAGATCCAGACTGTGCTTTTTCATTGATATACAAATCAATTCTCCAATCGAAAGCGTTGACT ACGTTTAACTGCTCCTGGTTTGCAGtcgaaaaatatttctttaagaTGACAAGAAACTCAACATTTTATGTCCAACTGAATTTACACACCTCAGTCACCCATAGAGCTCGGTTTAAGCTGAAGATCATACCCATGGGCGCTGAATTTAACA CCGAAGAAGTGATCGGGGTTATAGCAGGTGGAACAATTGGAGGACTGCTTCTAATTTGTTTAATTGGGTTCGGATGTTGTATTTTCCGGAAAAGGCAGAAACAAGAGAAGAAATCAGAAAATGTGAATTAG
- the LOC125655525 gene encoding uncharacterized protein LOC125655525, with product MAKKKRRRQVPMHRVSNKDKSYLGKPEVSKNQSAKDSEKSTPGTSIAVTDQAVIEKNSIEFKTDENEEDKKQTPKVKVDVAGPTSNGNMTKAEDSKETTVVRRNANKS from the exons ATGGCCAAGAAGAAACGCCGGCGTCAAG TGCCCATGCATCGAGTCAGTAATAAGGATAAAAGCTATCTAGGAAAACCAGAAGTCAGCAAGAATCAGTCAGCCAAAGACTCGGAGAAATCCACACCTGGGACATCAATTGCAGTGACAGATCAGGCagttattgaaaagaattctaTAGAGTTCAAAACCGATGAGAATGAAGAGGATAAGAAACAAACACCCAAAGTGAAAGTAGATGTGGCTGGACCTACAAGCAATGGCAACATGACCAAAGCAGAGGACTCGAAAGAAACAACTGTGGTCAGAAGAAATGCAAATAAATCGTAA
- the LOC125655499 gene encoding uncharacterized protein LOC125655499 encodes MNPQMSKTSALVFILLITGLAIFLATLLQDKTYPAEPSRKKLREARGNKYGREHDLFCIFRITFHDMKNVEKIQTSIMELITEQTFLLNLHIAPPEDMPDTISPFLRNRLLEWKYLRKGEHLLHVIPVDFNLLTFHMLEYFNEETNVDLPPFRIKDENKTCELRNDYSTIVNVLGYIYILTNYTSDFMFCTLKFDEKGFKDTLYYFTTIWVGYDMLCAEPKLESIKNPKVSRKKQSFLSPLMCFLLALECVWFFKLIEIHEGHTTDNLHDQLKEHENIGKQHDSCSSDDQQATTDVKSPDPRRKTYQSKCTCYYFPHERPYGLNRLVKKIFHAKITPHKCLCDACCFYVSCKQDNSISRSLFVQVINLPSLRFFTALYIFLLFPISVYRTVGRKALAHKEYRNYKNVVRASEPICNIISSDDDIIFLCDWVYAVFGSLVGVVLFIYHHYNISENGYRIFSPSLGYQDVRATTVCDKLMSRLGILSDLLRYMSDQAKNFVCWACIRSSRIPHRHKAVKVKRSQEVSKTRSTRKTNRLVVKCVSILYFLLALAEFPFQLLLCLLPIIPFSIHHFMKALSHRKCVKILIAFILLVLTIVSFRTIISSFLFLFRTLTVILFIVLPVREYIFKYFMLGVSVFIYLIYYYNEVMDLLKAILIYVCTLNKEKSGENYIEQDLFDRILRKLVFFKTKIYFAVFKLIVVTSYIFITIEALTVGKKMGVLEFVELTQYGLIFGSPYILSIFLKSGKQTLNDENKKEVQKIFKESEKSDHVKQKFEMHHALISSCLHGCLTKKENFMQNPTNASDNVDVKIPLQSGLI; translated from the coding sequence ATGAACCCACAAATGAGCAAGACGTCTGCGCTGGTTTTTATTTTGCTGATTACTGGACTAGCTATTTTCCTTGCCACATTACTTCAAGACAAAACCTACCCAGCGGAGCCCTCGCGTAAGAAATTAAGGGAGGCAAGGGGAAATAAATATGGCCGTGAGCACGatcttttttgtatttttcgAATAACATTTCATGATATGAAGAATGTAGAGAAAATTCAGACAAGCATCATGGAATTGATCACAGAGCAGACATTTCTGTTGAACTTGCACATTGCACCACCAGAGGATATGCCGGATACGATATCACCTTTTCTAAGAAACAGATTGCTGGAGTGGAAGTACCTCAGAAAGGGAGAACATTTGCTTCATGTCATTCCAGTTGATTTTAATCTTTTGACATTTCATATGCTTGAGTATTTTAACGAAGAGACCAATGTCGATTTACCTCCTTTCAGGATAAAGGATGAAAATAAAACCTGCGAATTAAGGAATGACTATTCAACCATTGTGAACGTTTTaggatatatatacatattaacaAATTACACATCCGATTTCATGTTTTGCACTTTAAAATTCGATGAAAAGGGCTTCAAAGACACGTTGTATTACTTCACTACGATATGGGTTGGGTATGACATGCTATGTGCTGAGCCCAAACTGGAAAGTATAAAGAACCCCAAAGTAAGCAGGAAGAAGCAGTCCTTTCTATCGCCATTGATGTGCTTCCTACTCGCTTTGGAATGTGTCTGGTTTTTTAAACTGATTGAAATTCATGAAGGTCATACAACGGACAATTTACATGATCAATTAAAGGAACACGAGAATATCGGAAAACAGCACGATAGCTGTAGTTCTGATGATCAACAAGCCACCACTGACGTGAAAAGCCCGGATCCTCGACGTAAAACCTACCAATCAAAATGTACCTGTTATTATTTTCCACACGAGAGACCATACGGTTTAAACAGATTGgtgaagaaaatatttcatgCGAAGATAACTCCCCACAAATGCCTTTGTGATGCTTGCTGTTTTTACGTATCTTGCAAGCAAGACAATTCAATTTCAAGATCATTGTTCGTGCAAGTCATCAATTTGCCATCTTTGAGATTTTTTACGGCGCTCTACATTTTTCTATTATTTCCGATCTCGGTGTATAGAACTGTAGGAAGAAAGGCCCTGGCTCACAAAGAATATAGGAATTATAAAAATGTGGTTCGTGCAAGTGAACCAATATGCAATATTATAAGTAGTGATGATGACATCATTTTTCTTTGTGACTGGGTGTACGCAGTTTTTGGATCCCTGGTCGGTGTTGTTTTGTTCATATATCATCATTACAATATTTCAGAAAATGGTTACAGAATTTTCTCTCCCTCTCTCGGATACCAGGATGTTCGAGCAACAACTGTTTGTGACAAATTAATGTCGAGACTGGGTATCTTGTCGGACTTGCTTCGATATATGAGTGATCAGGCTAAGAATTTTGTTTGTTGGGCTTGCATCAGATCGTCTAGAATTCCACATCGACATAAAGcagtcaaggtcaaaaggtcacaaGAAGTATCGAAAACTCGCTCCACAAGGAAAACAAATCGTTTGGTTGTCAAATGTGTCTCCATTCTTTATTTTCTACTTGCGTTAGCTGAATTTCCATTTCAATTACTCTTGTGCCTTTTGCCAAtaataccattttcaatccACCATTTCATGAAGGCTTTATCTCATCGAAAATGCGTTAAAATTCTAATTGCATTTATTCTTCTGGTATTGACAATAGTGAGTTTTAGGACAATCATTTCCTCTTTCCTGTTTCTGTTTCGGACATTAACCGTCATACTCTTCATTGTCTTGCCAGTCAGAgagtatatttttaaatactttatGCTTGGGGTGTCGGTCTTTATTTATCTGATATATTATTATAATGAAGTAATGGATTTGTTAAAGGCCATacttatatatgtgtgtacacTCAACAAAGAAAAATCAGGAGAAAATTATATAGAACAAGATTTGTTTGATCGTATATTGAGAAaacttgttttttttaaaacaaaaatttattttgcaGTATTCAAACTGATAGTGGTGACGTCTTACATCTTTATTACAATAGAAGCTCTGACTGTTGGGAAAAAAATGGGAGTGTTAGAATTTGTTGAGTTAACGCAATATGGTTTGATTTTTGGATCTCCATACATATTGTCAATTTTCCTCAAGTCTGGCAAACAAACTCTAAACgatgaaaataagaaagaaGTACAAAAAATCTTTAAGGAGTCGGAAAAATCTGACCATGttaaacagaaatttgaaatgcatCATGCATTGATCTCTAGTTGCCTTCATGGATGTTTAACAAAGAAGGAGAACTTTATGCAAAACCCGACAAATGCTTCGGACAATGTCGACGTCAAAATTCCGCTTCAATCCGGTTTGATATAG